The following are encoded in a window of Bos indicus isolate NIAB-ARS_2022 breed Sahiwal x Tharparkar chromosome 7, NIAB-ARS_B.indTharparkar_mat_pri_1.0, whole genome shotgun sequence genomic DNA:
- the TBXA2R gene encoding thromboxane A2 receptor isoform X2, translating into MWPNASSLGPCFRPMNITLEERRLIASPWFAASFCLVGLASNLLALSVLMGARQSSSQSRSSFLTFLCGLVLTDFMGLLVTGAIVVTQHFVLFEWQAVDPGCSLCHFMGVIMVFFGLCPLLLGAAMASERFLGITRPFSRPATASQRRAWTTVGLVWASALALGLLPLLGVGHYTVQYPGSWCFLTLGTDPGDVAFGLLFALLGSVSVGMSFLLNTISVATLCHVYHGQATAQQRPRDCEVEMMVQLMGIMVVASICWMPLLVFIAQTVLQSPPAMSPTGQLSRLTERQLLIYLRVATWNQILDPWVYILFRRAVIQRFYPRLSTRSRSLSLQPQLTRRSTIH; encoded by the exons ATGTGGCCCAATGCCAGTTCTCTGGGGCCCTGTTTCCGGCCTATGAACATCACACTGGAGGAGCGGCGCCTGATTGCCTCCCCATGGTTTGCAGCCTCCTTCTGCCTGGTGGGCCTGGCCTCCAACCTGCTGGCGCTGAGTGTGCTGATGGGCGCACGGCAAAGCAGCTCCCAGTCTAGATCTTCCTTCCTGACCTTCCTCTGTGGCCTGGTCCTCACTGACTTCATGGGGCTGCTGGTCACCGGCGCCATCGTGGTGACCCAGCACTTCGTCCTCTTTGAATGGCAGGCCGTGGACCCTGGCTGCAGCCTCTGCCACTTCATGGGTGTCATCATGGTCTTTTTCGGCCTGTGTCCGCTGCTGCTGGGGGCCGCCATGGCCTCAGAGCGCTTCCTGGGCATCACCCGGCCCTTCTCAAGGCCCGCGACTGCCTCGCAGCGCCGAGCCTGGACCACAGTGGGGCTGGTGTGGGCCTCTGCGCTGGCGCTGGGCCTGCTGCCCCTTCTGGGTGTGGGCCACTATACCGTGCAGTACCCCGGCTCCTGGTGCTTCCTCACACTCGGCACCGATCCGGGGGACGTGGCCTTCGGCCTGCTCTTCGCACTCCTCGGCAGCGTCTCAGTGGGGATGTCCTTCCTGCTCAACACCATCAGTGTGGCCACCCTGTGCCACGTCTACCATGGGCAGGCGACCGCCCAGCAGCGCCCGAGGGACTGCGAGGTGGAGATGATGGTGCAGCTCATGGGCATTATGGTGGTGGCCAGCATTTGCTGGATGCCACTGCTG GTCTTCATCGCCCAGACGGTGCTGCAGAGCCCACCCGCCATGAGCCCGACGGGGCAGCTGTCCCGCCTCACGGAGCGGCAGCTGCTCATCTACCTGCGAGTGGCCACCTGGAACCAGATCCTCGACCCCTGGGTGTACATCCTGTTTCGCCGGGCAGTGATCCAGCGCTTCTACCCTCGCCTGAGCACCCGATCCCGGTCACTGTCCCTGCAGCCCCAGCTCACCCGCAGGTCAACGATACACTAG
- the TBXA2R gene encoding thromboxane A2 receptor isoform X1: MWPNASSLGPCFRPMNITLEERRLIASPWFAASFCLVGLASNLLALSVLMGARQSSSQSRSSFLTFLCGLVLTDFMGLLVTGAIVVTQHFVLFEWQAVDPGCSLCHFMGVIMVFFGLCPLLLGAAMASERFLGITRPFSRPATASQRRAWTTVGLVWASALALGLLPLLGVGHYTVQYPGSWCFLTLGTDPGDVAFGLLFALLGSVSVGMSFLLNTISVATLCHVYHGQATAQQRPRDCEVEMMVQLMGIMVVASICWMPLLFWAGPQLCTDVPESGLHRPDGAAEPTRHEPDGAAVPPHGAAAAHLPASGHLEPDPRPLGVHPVSPGSDPALLPSPEHPIPVTVPAAPAHPQVNDTLGWTLWKDRAPCQNVPHQTFILPVSRFCLS; encoded by the exons ATGTGGCCCAATGCCAGTTCTCTGGGGCCCTGTTTCCGGCCTATGAACATCACACTGGAGGAGCGGCGCCTGATTGCCTCCCCATGGTTTGCAGCCTCCTTCTGCCTGGTGGGCCTGGCCTCCAACCTGCTGGCGCTGAGTGTGCTGATGGGCGCACGGCAAAGCAGCTCCCAGTCTAGATCTTCCTTCCTGACCTTCCTCTGTGGCCTGGTCCTCACTGACTTCATGGGGCTGCTGGTCACCGGCGCCATCGTGGTGACCCAGCACTTCGTCCTCTTTGAATGGCAGGCCGTGGACCCTGGCTGCAGCCTCTGCCACTTCATGGGTGTCATCATGGTCTTTTTCGGCCTGTGTCCGCTGCTGCTGGGGGCCGCCATGGCCTCAGAGCGCTTCCTGGGCATCACCCGGCCCTTCTCAAGGCCCGCGACTGCCTCGCAGCGCCGAGCCTGGACCACAGTGGGGCTGGTGTGGGCCTCTGCGCTGGCGCTGGGCCTGCTGCCCCTTCTGGGTGTGGGCCACTATACCGTGCAGTACCCCGGCTCCTGGTGCTTCCTCACACTCGGCACCGATCCGGGGGACGTGGCCTTCGGCCTGCTCTTCGCACTCCTCGGCAGCGTCTCAGTGGGGATGTCCTTCCTGCTCAACACCATCAGTGTGGCCACCCTGTGCCACGTCTACCATGGGCAGGCGACCGCCCAGCAGCGCCCGAGGGACTGCGAGGTGGAGATGATGGTGCAGCTCATGGGCATTATGGTGGTGGCCAGCATTTGCTGGATGCCACTGCTG TTCTGGGCTGGACCCCAGCTTTGCACAGATGTTCCTGAGTCAG GTCTTCATCGCCCAGACGGTGCTGCAGAGCCCACCCGCCATGAGCCCGACGGGGCAGCTGTCCCGCCTCACGGAGCGGCAGCTGCTCATCTACCTGCGAGTGGCCACCTGGAACCAGATCCTCGACCCCTGGGTGTACATCCTGTTTCGCCGGGCAGTGATCCAGCGCTTCTACCCTCGCCTGAGCACCCGATCCCGGTCACTGTCCCTGCAGCCCCAGCTCACCCGCAGGTCAACGATACACTAGGCTGGACACTCTGGAAGGACAGAGCACCCTGCCAGAATGTCCCCCACCAGACCTTTATCCTCCCTGTCAGTCGCTTCTGTCTGTCCTGA